Below is a genomic region from Egibacteraceae bacterium.
GAGATCGGAACGGACCGCGACGGGAACCTCGGTCCGGCCGACGGCAACCGGCTCAGCGCGCCCGATGACCTCGTCGAAGTGCGGGTCGAACGCCACCTGCAGCGGCTCACCCGTGCGGTGACGGAAGTTGACGCTGTGCGCGTGCTCTCCCCGGAGGGCGAAGCCGGCCTCGCTGAGCACCTGCGTCACTCGCTCGCGAGCGACGGCCGTGGCGACCGCGAGGTCGACGTCCATCGTCGCTCGAGGGACGCCGGCGCGGACCCCGACGGCGAGACCTCCGATGAGCGCGCACGGCATGCCGGCGCGGTCGAGCGCTGCCACCGCCTCCTGCAGCGCGGTCAGTTGGTCAGCGTGATCCACTGATGCCTGCCCCTCGCCCGACAGCAACCGGCGCTCACGCGCGGTGAGCGACGTCGCGAGCCTGAGCGCCGCCTCCGGTCGTTGCACCATCGCCTAACGATACGCCAACGCTGTCGTATGAGCGCCCGCAGGGCCGGCGGGCAGGCGCACGCGGCCATGGGACCCGACCGCGACGCCAGCGTGGTGGACGCCCGCACGTCCCGTCGCGGTGGCGCACCACCAGCGGAACCCCGTCGGGCGACGGGCCCGCGGTGCACCACACCTCGTCGCGAGCGAGGTCGATCACCCAGAAGCCGGGGATCCCTACGGCGGCGTACAGCGCCGCCTTCAGGCCGAGGTCGGTCCGCCTGCTGGACTGCCGCGACCTCGACCCTCAGCGTCGCGGTCGTCGGGTGGTGTCACGGTAGGTGGGCAGAGGTCCGGCGGAGGCCAACGTGTCGATCACCGCCCTCAAGGACGCGCTGTCGGAGGTGGACCTCCCCGCCGACAAGGACGGCTTCGTGCGCGCCGCCGAGGCGCACGCGTGACGAGGAGACGCAACAGGGCGCTGCGGTCGCTGCCGCCGGTCGAGTACGCCAACATCGACGAGGTGATCCACTCGGTCAATGCCGACGTCGGCTCGGGCCCGGTCGACGCGGTCCACGCCGATCCCCACCGCAAGCCCCCGAGCCCCGACGTCGCCGAACGGCCGCGCTGGAGACGCGCGGCACCCAGCGGGTCTTCAGGAAACCTTCAGCCGTTCTTCAGGGTGTCTTCAGGAACGCCTGCGAAAGTGTGGTAGCCCGAGCAACGCAACACGACACACAGGCGACCCGCACATGACCAAGCCGCGTTCCCTGACCCGCACGACCACCCTGCCGGCCGTGGTGCTCGCCGGCCTCCTGGCCGGCGCCGTCTGCGTCCCGCTCCGGGCCAACGCCTTGGACGTCACGGGGGCCGCGACCGACCCGGCGGCAGCCGCCGCCGACGTCCTTGGGCCCACGCCCGGCACGCTGGCGGAGCCGGGCGAGGTCGACCATGGGCCGGCCGCC
It encodes:
- a CDS encoding nucleotidyl transferase AbiEii/AbiGii toxin family protein — protein: MVQRPEAALRLATSLTARERRLLSGEGQASVDHADQLTALQEAVAALDRAGMPCALIGGLAVGVRAGVPRATMDVDLAVATAVARERVTQVLSEAGFALRGEHAHSVNFRHRTGEPLQVAFDPHFDEVIGRAEPVAVGRTEVPVAVRSDLIAMKQRAAEDPARRRSKALRDLADVELLRGDVPDDDEGW